A region from the Arachis ipaensis cultivar K30076 chromosome B01, Araip1.1, whole genome shotgun sequence genome encodes:
- the LOC107630941 gene encoding BTB/POZ and TAZ domain-containing protein 1, which translates to MVADTIAINYHSDRILPEPDVFIRTSAGTRIPAHSSILASVSPVLENVIDRPRKHRSSERIIQIHGVPCEAVAVFVTFIYTSRCTEEQMDKYGVHLLALSHVYNVPQLKQRCTKGLAQRVTVENVVDLLQLARLCDAPDLEVRCMRLLMRHFKAVENTEGWKFVNNNDPLLELDILRFIDEHETRKEKCRRHREEQRVYFELSEAMDCLEHICTEGCTDVGPCHVDTRKERRNPCSRFNTCHGLQQLIRHFATCQKRMKLGCLRCKRMWQLFRLHAYVCQQTDSCKVPLCRQIQLKMQQEKRKDDSRWKLLAKKVASARVISSLSLPKRKRDEETKVTMDNNGFTSFELH; encoded by the exons ATGGTTGCCGACACCATAGCCATCAACTACCACAGCGACCGGATCTTACCCGAACCGGATGTCTTCATTCGCACCTCCGCCGGAACACGTATTCCTGCCCACTCCAGTATTCTG GCTTCTGTGTCGCCGGTTTTGGAGAACGTCATAGACCGCCCGCGAAAACATCGGAGCTCCGAAAGAATCATCCAGATTCACGGCGTTCCCTGTGAAGCCGTAGCCGTCTTCGTCACCTTCATCTACACCTCCAG GTGCACGGAGGAGCAGATGGACAAGTACGGGGTTCACCTGTTGGCATTGTCGCACGTGTACAACGTGCCGCAGCTGAAGCAGAGGTGCACGAAGGGGCTGGCACAGCGCGTGACGGTGGAGAACGTGGTGGACCTACTTCAGCTGGCGCGTCTGTGCGACGCGCCGGATCTAGAGGTGAGGTGCATGAGGCTGCTCATGCGGCACTTCAAGGCGGTGGAGAACACCGAAGGGTGGAAGTTCGTTAACAACAACGATCCCTTGCTTGAACTCGATATCCTTCGCTTCATCGACGAACACGAAACG AGGAAAGAGAAATGCCGGAGGCACAGGGAGGAACAGAGGGTGTACTTTGAGCTAAGCGAAGCCATGGACTGCTTGGAACACATATGCACCGAAGGCTGCACCGACGTTGGGCCATGCCACGTGGACACCAGAAAGGAAAGGAGGAACCCCTGCAGCAGATTCAACACGTGTCACGGCCTCCAGCAACTGATTCGCCATTTTGCCACGTGTCAGAAGAGGATGAAGCTGGGGTGCCTTCGGTGCAAGCGAATGTGGCAGCTCTTCAGGTTACATGCCTACGTTTGCCAGCAAACTGATTCTTGCAAGGTTCCTCTTTGCAG GCAAATTCAATTGAAGATGCaacaagagaagagaaaagacgATTCAAGGTGGAAATTACTAGCAAAGAAGGTAGCCTCAGCCAGAGTCATATCATCTTTGTCTCTTCCAAAGAGAAAGCGTGATGAGGAAACTAAAGTCACCATGGACAATAATGGCTTCACAAGTTTTGAGTTACATTGA
- the LOC110266045 gene encoding uncharacterized protein LOC110266045, with the protein MVTSFEITQWGRNDEPKDKVVDEVGDAATKKRMDTTAEVHHQLLRELANNFKLGENRLETGYGSFKITPRKIGHALGINATGNLFPQKVEYKKLSEDDKIIFRRFQGKTLKSLTDEMMDIGVGNEEERLMFKRIFILYIQMAFLLPTTINKISSVHLAPIF; encoded by the exons atggtgacttctttcgaaataacgcaatGGGGACGCAACGACGAGCCAAAGGACAAAGTAGTAGATGAGGTGGGAGACGCGGCAACAAAGAagagaatggacacgacggcaga ggtgcatcaccaacTGTTAAGGGAGCTGGCAAACAACTTCAAACTTGGGGAGAACAGACTGGAAACAGGATATGGTTCTTTCAAAATAACCCCAAGAAAGATAGGTCatgcgcttggcatcaatgcaacag gaaatCTGTTTCCTCAGAAAGTCGAGTATAAGAAACTTTCTGAGgatgacaaaataatttttagaagattccagggtaagaccctcaaaagtcttaccgATGAGATGATGGATATCGGCGTTGGTAACGAAGAGGAACGCctaatgttcaagaggattttcatcctctatatacagatggcgttccttttgccaacgacaataaacaaaatctcgTCTGTGCACCTGGCCCCAATTTTTTAG